ACGCTAGCACGATCGCGAAAAATCAAAGCCAGGCATCGAGTATGGTGCGGGCGAACCGCAGCGGAGCATCCTTGACAAAAATTATTAGATGACTTATATCATCTAATATGAGATATCGCACCGGACACAAGCAAGAGACACGGGATCAGATCGTTCGAACCGCGTCTCAGCGGTTCCGGAAAAAAGGAGCAGAAGGTGTTGCGATCTCGGACATCATGCACGAGCTTCGGCTTACGCATGGTGGATTCTACAGGCACTTCAATAGCAAGCAACAGCTTTTTGTCGAAGCTTTAAAGAAGGCATTTGAAGATGGCGAAGTTTTTCTACGAAAGGCGACAGAGCATGCGCCGAAGGGCCAGGAACTCAGAAATATTATTGAAAGATATCTAAGCGTAGAGCATTGTTTGAATGTCTCAAGCGGATGTCCTGTTGCTGCGCTGTCAGCAGAGGTAGGACGACAACCGAAGGCGGTTCGACTGGCGTTTGACCGGGCCATCAACCTCTTTGTTTCGCGAGTCGCGCGATTTGTCCCGGGTGAGTCTGTAAAGGAGCGTGAGCGAAAAGCCGGTGTTTTGTTTGCCGGTATGGTCGGGGCCCTGAGTATGGCTCGCGCTACGAGTGACACAACCATGCGGGATGAGCTCCTGGGATCGGCGCGCGAAATGTACATCCGGACCTTTTGTAAGGAATAATTTTTTTGACTGAAAGGATGATGAGTATCATCTAATGAAAGGATCGATTATGAATTTTGTAGCGTTGAGAATGTTGGCTGGTGATCGGGCGAAATATTTCGGCCTGGTCTTTGCGATCGCTTTTTGCACTTTCCTGCTGGAAAATCAAACATCGATTTTCGCAAACATCTTAAAACGAACGGCGAGCCAGATTCTGGATGTAACGGATGCCGAGGTGTGGGTAATGGATCCCGCAACGGAATATTTTGAGCAGACAAAAGCGCTCAAGGATACGGATCTCACACGAGTGAGGGGAGTGGAAGGTGTGCAATGGGCGGTCCGTCTTTTCAAAGGAAATCCTGTAGCGCGGACTTCTACCGGCAAGTTTGCAGTCTCGTTTTTGATAGGACTGGATGATGCGACACTTGCGGGCGCGCCTCGCAAAATGTTGATGGGATCCTGGGAGCGGCTGCGTGAGCCGAACTCTGTCGTCATCGACAAAGCCGGTTATGTCCTCCTTTTTGCGAGTGAACCTTTGCAACTGGATCGCATTCTGGAGATGAATGATCACCGCGTCAGCATCGTTGGCATTTCCGACGCTTCCGCCCCTTTTGTGAGTCTTCCTGTTATGCATGCGCGATACAGTGAAGCGATCAGTTTCCTGGGACGTGAGCGGACACAGCTTTCTTTCGTGATCGCCCGGCCTTCACCGGGAATCAGTCCGGAAGACCTTACGAAACGAATTGCAAAGCAGACTGGCCTGCGCGCGCGAACAACCCGGGAATTCATGTGGGACTGCGTTCGCTACTATCTGCGTAACACCGGGATTCCTGTGAACTTCGGAATCACAATTGCCGTTGCGTTGATTGTTGGGGCTGTTGTTGCAGGCCAGACTTTTTACTTATTCACCGTTGAAAATCTGAAACAATTCGGCGCAATCAAAGCGATGGGTGTTACCAACCTTCGTCTCACCGGAATGATTTTGCTTCAAGCGTTCAGCGCCGGATCGCTCGGCTTTGCGATCGGCACCGGAATGGCGGCAACCTTTTTTGAAATCACACTGAACAAGCTCGCGACGCGTGGAATCGTTCTTATGTG
The DNA window shown above is from bacterium and carries:
- a CDS encoding TetR/AcrR family transcriptional regulator — encoded protein: MRYRTGHKQETRDQIVRTASQRFRKKGAEGVAISDIMHELRLTHGGFYRHFNSKQQLFVEALKKAFEDGEVFLRKATEHAPKGQELRNIIERYLSVEHCLNVSSGCPVAALSAEVGRQPKAVRLAFDRAINLFVSRVARFVPGESVKERERKAGVLFAGMVGALSMARATSDTTMRDELLGSAREMYIRTFCKE
- a CDS encoding ABC transporter permease, producing MKGSIMNFVALRMLAGDRAKYFGLVFAIAFCTFLLENQTSIFANILKRTASQILDVTDAEVWVMDPATEYFEQTKALKDTDLTRVRGVEGVQWAVRLFKGNPVARTSTGKFAVSFLIGLDDATLAGAPRKMLMGSWERLREPNSVVIDKAGYVLLFASEPLQLDRILEMNDHRVSIVGISDASAPFVSLPVMHARYSEAISFLGRERTQLSFVIARPSPGISPEDLTKRIAKQTGLRARTTREFMWDCVRYYLRNTGIPVNFGITIAVALIVGAVVAGQTFYLFTVENLKQFGAIKAMGVTNLRLTGMILLQAFSAGSLGFAIGTGMAATFFEITLNKLATRGIVLMWQSVALTGACILFVVIVASLLSIRRVLVLEPSEVFRG